From a region of the Procambarus clarkii isolate CNS0578487 chromosome 18, FALCON_Pclarkii_2.0, whole genome shotgun sequence genome:
- the LOC123752840 gene encoding hornerin-like, whose protein sequence is MAGLVMGQAMAGLVMGAGHGRSGHGGRPWPVWSWGPGHGQSGHGARPWPVWSWGPGHGWSGHGARPWGQAMASLVMGPGHGQSGHGGQAMASLVMGPGHGQSGHGASPWPVWSWGPGHGQSGHGARPWPVWSWGQTMASLVMGPGHGQSGHGGQAMASLVMGARPWPVWSWGPGHGQSGHGGQAMASLVMGPGHGQSGHGARPWPVWSWGQTMASLVMGPGHGQSGHGGQTMASLVMGPDHGQSGHGARPWPVWSWGQTMASLVMGPGHGQSGHGGQAMASLVMGPGHGQSGHGGQAMASLVMGARPWPVWSWGPGHGQSGHGGQAMASLVMGARPWPVWSWGPGHGQSGHGGQAMASLVMGARPWPVWSWGQAMASLVMGPDHGQSGHGARPWPVWSLGPGHGQSGHGGPGHGQSGHGGPDHGQSGHGGPDHGQSGHGGPDHGQSGHGGQVMASLVMGAQTVASLVMGASHRDV, encoded by the coding sequence ATGGCCGGTCTGGTCATGGGCCAGGCCATGGCCGGTCTGGTCATGGGTGCAGGCCATGGCCGGTCTGGTCATGGGGGCAGGCCATGGCCGGTCTGGtcatgggggccaggccatggcCAGTCTGGTCATGGGGCCAGGCCATGGCCAGTCTGGtcatgggggccaggccatggcTGGTCTGGTCATGGGGCCAGGCCATGGGGCCAGGCCATGGCCAGTCTGGTCATGGGGCCAGGCCATGGCCAGTCTGGtcatgggggccaggccatggcCAGTCTGGTCATGGGGCCAGGCCATGGCCAGTCTGGTCATGGGGCCAGTCCATGGCCAGTCTGGtcatgggggccaggccatggcCAGTCTGGTCATGGGGCCAGGCCATGGCCAGTCTGGTCATGGGGCCAGACCATGGCCAGTCTGGTCATGGGGCCAGGCCATGGCCAGTCTGGtcatgggggccaggccatggcCAGTCTGGtcatgggggccaggccatggcCAGTCTGGtcatgggggccaggccatggcCAGTCTGGtcatgggggccaggccatggcCAGTCTGGTCATGGGGCCAGGCCATGGCCAGTCTGGTCATGGGGCCAGGCCATGGCCAGTCTGGTCATGGGGCCAGACCATGGCCAGTCTGGTCATGGGGCCAGGCCATGGCCAGTCTGGTCATGGGGGCCAGACCATGGCCAGTCTGGTCATGGGGCCAGACCATGGCCAGTCTGGTCATGGGGCCAGACCATGGCCAGTCTGGTCATGGGGCCAGACCATGGCCAGTCTGGTCATGGGGCCAGGCCATGGCCAGTCTGGtcatgggggccaggccatggcCAGTCTGGTCATGGGGCCAGGCCATGGCCAGTCTGGtcatgggggccaggccatggcCAGTCTGGtcatgggggccaggccatggcCAGTCTGGtcatgggggccaggccatggcCAGTCTGGtcatgggggccaggccatggcCAGTCTGGtcatgggggccaggccatggcCAGTCTGGtcatgggggccaggccatggcCAGTCTGGtcatgggggccaggccatggcCAGTCTGGtcatgggggccaggccatggcCAGTCTGGTCATGGGGCCAGGCCATGGCCAGTCTGGTCATGGGGCCAGACCATGGCCAGTCTGGTCATGGGGCCAGACCATGGCCAGTCTGGTCATTGGGGCCAGGTCATGGCCAGTCTGGTCATGGGGGCCCAGGTCATGGCCAGTCTGGTCATGGGGGCCCAGACCATGGCCAGTCTGGTCATGGGGGCCCAGACCATGGCCAGTCTGGTCATGGGGGCCCAGACCATGGCCAGTCTGGTCATGGGGGCCAGGTCATGGCCAGTCTGGTCATGGGGGCCCAGACCGTGGCCAGTCTGGTCATGGGGGCCAGTCACCGGGACGTTTAG